A genomic stretch from Candidatus Zixiibacteriota bacterium includes:
- a CDS encoding S41 family peptidase, which produces MPLRIVLILLLLTLCGCENHPATASAKFSASQLQSDFHQLRRLINRNHPMSFTDQQEMDSAFDRQFALLDDSLTLMEFFRIVAPAVSKVRCGHTRLTLGEPVRENLYEYGDHLPLDLRVVGDSLFVYETYLDSPIITPGSAVLSINGQADTTIIRIMKDCLYADGRNETFKHFLMNTGFRSLYLSCVGSSKLYEIVYMPSGGSEPEPGSVTLPARSLAEARQFAEENNLLTPRRPLVESFVADDNEYATLTIRFFDFYDDVQRLAKLVDPFFEDLAARKTNALILDLRGNDGGDPYSSAYLLGYLIGRPFRYFSSQSTPLYGDLQTVQPVPDHAFHGNLFVLVDGGCYSTTGHFCALLKSQTRAVFIGAETGGSYACHGGYREHRLRISGLELLLPHTTFIADAPGLDRGRGIEPDYMVTPSIDDLVNKTDPVLAKAISLAQDLQN; this is translated from the coding sequence AGTGCAAAGTTCTCTGCATCCCAGCTTCAGTCGGACTTTCACCAATTACGCCGACTGATCAATCGAAATCACCCCATGTCCTTCACCGACCAACAAGAGATGGACAGTGCTTTCGACAGACAATTCGCCCTCCTGGACGACAGTCTGACGCTGATGGAGTTCTTTCGAATCGTCGCACCCGCAGTCTCGAAAGTCCGGTGTGGCCACACGCGACTGACGCTGGGCGAACCGGTCAGGGAGAATCTCTATGAATATGGCGACCACTTGCCGCTTGATCTCAGAGTTGTCGGCGACAGTCTCTTTGTCTATGAGACCTATCTGGACTCACCTATTATCACGCCGGGAAGTGCCGTTCTGTCAATCAACGGCCAGGCCGACACTACTATTATTCGGATCATGAAAGACTGCCTGTACGCCGACGGCAGAAACGAGACCTTCAAACATTTCCTGATGAATACCGGATTCCGGTCACTCTATCTTTCCTGTGTCGGCTCGTCAAAGCTATACGAAATCGTGTACATGCCGTCGGGCGGGTCAGAGCCAGAGCCAGGGTCCGTCACCTTACCGGCCAGGAGCCTGGCCGAGGCGCGACAATTCGCTGAGGAAAACAACCTCCTGACTCCACGCCGGCCCCTGGTCGAGTCCTTCGTTGCTGATGACAATGAATACGCGACTTTGACAATCCGGTTTTTCGACTTTTATGATGATGTCCAGCGGCTTGCGAAACTGGTAGACCCGTTCTTTGAGGACCTGGCCGCCCGGAAGACCAATGCGCTGATTCTGGACCTGAGGGGTAATGACGGCGGTGATCCCTACAGTTCGGCCTATCTTCTTGGCTATCTAATCGGCCGGCCCTTTCGCTATTTTTCGTCCCAATCCACCCCCCTTTACGGTGATTTGCAGACAGTCCAGCCAGTGCCGGACCATGCCTTCCACGGGAACTTGTTTGTGCTCGTGGATGGGGGTTGCTATTCCACCACCGGGCACTTCTGTGCCCTGCTCAAATCTCAAACGAGGGCGGTTTTTATCGGCGCCGAGACCGGCGGCTCTTACGCCTGTCATGGCGGCTACAGAGAACACCGGTTGAGGATCAGCGGCCTGGAACTGCTGCTGCCACACACGACCTTTATCGCCGATGCCCCGGGTCTCGATCGAGGCCGGGGGATTGAGCCCGATTACATGGTGACGCCGTCGATCGACGACCTTGTAAACAAGACCGATCCGGTCCTGGCAAAAGCGATATCGCTGGCCCAGGACCTCCAAAACTAA